The proteins below come from a single Arthrobacter sp. B1I2 genomic window:
- a CDS encoding isoprenyl transferase, with translation MALGKKNNATRRRTHPVVAPYPHPSGAVAPSIPAEFIPRHVAIVMDGNGRWANQRGLPRIEGHKAGEPALLDVMAGAIELGIEYVSVYAFSTENWRRSPEEVRFLMGFNKDVLRRQRNQLDDWGVRVRWAGRRPRLWGSVIRELEEAEEFTAGNSTCNLTMCVNYGGRAEITDAVSAIAADVAAGRLKPGAITERTIQKYLDEPDLPDVDLFLRSSGEQRLSNFLLWQSAYAEFVFMDTLWPDVDRRTLWAAVEEYARRDRRYGGAVDAAGAGSPVAPQAD, from the coding sequence GTGGCCCTGGGAAAAAAGAACAACGCAACGCGCAGGCGCACCCATCCCGTGGTGGCACCCTACCCGCATCCGTCCGGCGCGGTGGCACCATCCATCCCGGCTGAATTCATTCCCCGGCACGTGGCTATCGTCATGGACGGCAACGGCCGCTGGGCCAACCAGCGTGGCCTCCCGCGGATCGAGGGGCACAAGGCGGGGGAGCCGGCGCTGCTCGATGTCATGGCAGGTGCCATTGAACTGGGAATCGAGTACGTCAGCGTCTACGCGTTCTCCACCGAGAACTGGCGCAGGTCGCCCGAGGAAGTCCGCTTCCTCATGGGATTTAACAAGGATGTGCTGCGAAGGCAGCGGAACCAGCTGGATGATTGGGGAGTGCGGGTCCGCTGGGCTGGGCGCCGCCCCCGGCTGTGGGGATCGGTCATCCGTGAGCTGGAGGAGGCCGAGGAGTTCACGGCGGGCAACAGCACCTGTAATTTGACCATGTGTGTTAATTACGGCGGCCGGGCTGAGATCACGGACGCCGTCTCCGCGATCGCCGCCGATGTTGCGGCAGGCAGGCTCAAGCCCGGCGCCATTACCGAGCGGACCATCCAGAAGTACCTCGATGAGCCCGACCTGCCAGACGTGGACCTCTTCCTGCGCAGCTCAGGCGAGCAGAGGCTGTCCAACTTCCTGCTCTGGCAGTCCGCCTACGCGGAGTTCGTTTTCATGGATACGCTCTGGCCGGACGTGGACCGGCGTACCCTCTGGGCCGCCGTCGAGGAATATGCCCGGCGGGACCGCCGTTACGGCGGCGCCGTGGATGCCGCCGGGGCCGGCTCTCCGGTAGCACCCCAGGCGGACTAG
- a CDS encoding cytochrome c oxidase subunit 4, producing MKIESWIFGSGVFFFVPVALVYGFLTNWGEWVGILGILLVGGLAGMIGAYLGFTGKRVGLRPEDRSDAEIHEGAGEQGHFSPWSWWPLVLGIACATGFLGLAVGMWITFIAGGIAVVALVGWVYEYSRGDHAH from the coding sequence GTGAAAATCGAATCCTGGATCTTTGGCTCTGGAGTCTTCTTCTTCGTCCCCGTCGCTCTGGTCTACGGTTTCCTGACCAACTGGGGTGAGTGGGTCGGAATCCTGGGCATCCTGCTCGTCGGCGGCCTCGCCGGCATGATCGGCGCCTACCTCGGTTTCACCGGCAAGCGGGTCGGCCTTCGTCCCGAGGACCGCAGCGACGCCGAAATCCACGAAGGTGCCGGCGAACAGGGGCACTTTAGCCCCTGGAGCTGGTGGCCCCTGGTTCTGGGCATCGCCTGCGCCACGGGCTTCCTGGGCCTGGCCGTTGGCATGTGGATCACTTTCATCGCAGGTGGCATCGCTGTCGTAGCCCTTGTGGGTTGGGTGTACGAGTACAGCCGCGGTGATCACGCGCACTAA
- a CDS encoding alpha/beta hydrolase, which translates to MQWQQDILGGDFESHSFAAAGPDGVERTATLVRLRPSADPDAAGGRRRAALFLHGWSDYFFNMDLAQFWASAGYDFYALDMHNHGRSLRPESPGGYVADLAAYDAEIEEACRIIRDEGAPGPLALMGHSTGGLVAALWTSRHPEAVSLLILNSPWLEMHGSSLVRRAASGMVRPVARIRPQAVLRLPERGHYWRTISSAADGEWPLDERYRPRLAFPVRAGWLRAVLAGQARVARGLEIEAPVLVLVSKGSANGLLWSEEMRRTDAVLDVNTISARALTLGRTVTVERIDGALHDVFLSPEPVRADAYVRLARWLRAYG; encoded by the coding sequence ATGCAGTGGCAGCAGGACATCCTGGGCGGGGACTTCGAGTCCCACTCCTTCGCGGCCGCCGGACCAGACGGGGTCGAACGGACCGCAACCCTGGTGCGGCTCCGCCCGTCCGCGGACCCGGATGCTGCAGGCGGCCGCCGCCGGGCCGCGCTCTTCCTGCACGGCTGGAGTGATTACTTCTTCAACATGGACCTGGCGCAGTTCTGGGCTTCGGCCGGTTACGACTTCTACGCCTTGGACATGCACAACCACGGCCGGAGCCTGCGTCCGGAATCCCCGGGTGGATATGTGGCCGACCTCGCCGCCTACGACGCCGAAATCGAAGAAGCATGCCGCATCATCCGGGATGAAGGCGCGCCCGGGCCCTTGGCCCTGATGGGCCACTCCACCGGCGGCCTGGTTGCGGCCCTGTGGACCAGCCGCCATCCCGAGGCTGTTTCACTGCTGATCCTCAACAGCCCGTGGCTGGAAATGCACGGGAGCTCGCTGGTCCGGCGCGCCGCGTCCGGCATGGTGCGCCCCGTGGCCCGTATCCGGCCCCAGGCCGTGCTCCGGCTGCCGGAGCGTGGCCACTACTGGCGGACCATCAGCAGTGCTGCCGACGGCGAGTGGCCGCTTGATGAGCGCTACCGGCCCCGCCTGGCCTTCCCGGTGCGGGCAGGCTGGCTGAGGGCCGTGCTGGCCGGGCAGGCGAGGGTGGCCCGGGGCTTGGAGATCGAGGCGCCCGTTTTGGTCCTGGTCTCCAAGGGCAGCGCGAACGGGCTTCTCTGGTCCGAGGAAATGCGCCGCACCGATGCGGTCCTGGACGTCAATACCATCAGCGCCCGGGCGCTCACGCTGGGCCGCACGGTGACCGTGGAGCGGATCGACGGCGCCCTGCACGACGTTTTCCTCTCACCCGAACCAGTCCGGGCCGACGCCTATGTCCGGCTGGCCCGGTGGCTGCGGGCGTATGGATGA
- a CDS encoding GntR family transcriptional regulator, translating to MAAGAAAITGEIDRTSGTAIYVQLREILRAYIAQSCPPGSALPSERDLAERFGLARMTVRQAIDALVGEEVIERVVGLGTFVRRPKLDLQVKLTSYSEEMQRRGMVPAAKVLSFEQIGASAFLARELQLDEGTPLVRFRRLLLADGEPMSVDENFIPAHRVPGLLDGEPPTSLYNVLSEQFGLVMEWGEDMIEATAASPSTARLLNVEVGAPLLKIQRHAFVARAMVDYSVSYYRADRYKLWVPLQRPGARRARNH from the coding sequence ATGGCAGCTGGCGCCGCCGCAATCACGGGGGAAATAGACCGCACCAGCGGAACGGCCATCTACGTCCAGTTACGCGAGATCCTCCGCGCGTATATCGCGCAGTCCTGCCCTCCGGGTTCGGCACTGCCGTCGGAACGCGACCTCGCCGAGCGCTTTGGGCTGGCAAGGATGACAGTGCGGCAGGCCATCGACGCCCTGGTGGGGGAGGAGGTCATCGAGCGGGTGGTGGGCCTGGGGACCTTCGTCCGGCGGCCGAAACTCGACCTGCAGGTAAAGCTCACGTCCTACAGCGAGGAGATGCAGCGGCGTGGCATGGTGCCCGCCGCCAAGGTGCTCAGTTTTGAACAGATTGGTGCCAGCGCTTTCCTGGCCCGTGAGTTGCAGCTGGATGAAGGCACCCCGCTGGTCCGCTTCCGCCGGTTGCTCCTGGCGGACGGGGAGCCCATGAGCGTGGACGAGAACTTCATCCCGGCGCACCGGGTCCCGGGCCTGCTCGACGGCGAGCCGCCTACTTCGCTGTACAACGTCCTCAGCGAGCAGTTCGGTCTGGTCATGGAGTGGGGAGAGGACATGATCGAGGCTACGGCGGCCTCTCCTTCCACCGCGCGCCTGCTCAACGTGGAGGTGGGGGCCCCTTTGCTGAAGATCCAGCGGCACGCGTTTGTGGCGCGGGCAATGGTCGACTACTCGGTGTCCTACTACCGCGCCGACCGGTACAAGCTGTGGGTGCCGCTGCAGAGGCCGGGGGCCAGAAGGGCCCGGAACCACTAG
- the recO gene encoding DNA repair protein RecO, with amino-acid sequence MVQQSFASRAYRDDAVVLRTHKLGEADRIITLLTKHHGQVRAVAKGVRRTSSRFGARLEPFMVADLQLVSGRTLDIVTQAVAKGAYGGSIAADYGRYTVAAAMTETAEKLTDVDGEAGTAQYNLLVGALAALSRDEHAAGLILDSYLLRALATGGWAPSFTDCSRCGMPGPHTAFSAPLGGMVCAQCRPPGSPAPAPETVTLLAALLTGDWTTADASLAQHRKEAAGLVAAYLQWHLERVLKSLKHVERS; translated from the coding sequence GTGGTCCAACAGTCTTTCGCCTCCCGGGCGTACCGGGACGACGCCGTGGTGCTCCGTACCCACAAGCTGGGCGAGGCGGACAGGATCATCACCCTCCTGACAAAACACCACGGGCAGGTCCGCGCCGTCGCCAAGGGGGTGCGCCGCACGAGCAGCCGTTTCGGTGCCCGGCTTGAACCCTTCATGGTGGCGGACCTGCAGTTGGTGTCCGGCCGGACGCTGGACATCGTCACGCAGGCCGTCGCGAAGGGTGCATATGGCGGAAGCATCGCCGCCGATTATGGCAGGTACACAGTTGCTGCCGCCATGACCGAGACGGCGGAGAAACTCACGGATGTCGACGGCGAGGCCGGCACTGCGCAGTACAACCTGCTGGTGGGTGCCCTCGCTGCGCTGAGCCGCGACGAACATGCCGCCGGCCTCATTCTGGACTCCTATCTTCTGCGCGCCCTTGCCACCGGCGGGTGGGCTCCCAGTTTCACCGACTGCTCCCGCTGCGGCATGCCGGGACCGCACACGGCGTTCTCCGCACCCCTGGGCGGCATGGTTTGTGCACAGTGCCGGCCGCCCGGGTCCCCTGCCCCGGCGCCGGAAACCGTTACGCTGCTGGCAGCGCTGCTGACCGGGGACTGGACGACGGCGGACGCTTCCTTGGCGCAGCACCGCAAGGAAGCAGCGGGCCTGGTGGCCGCGTACCTGCAGTGGCACCTGGAACGAGTACTGAAATCCCTCAAACATGTGGAGCGTAGCTGA
- a CDS encoding DUF3043 domain-containing protein — protein sequence MFGRRKEAPSAQQTIDQQAAEAAARQNSAVGKGAPTPSRKAQEAARKRPLVPEDRKASKAAERQAIQDQRLKMRRALDTGDEKFLPLRDKGPQKRFARDFVDARFNVGEYLMFGALVFVLVSLVVPASSDMMIYVLGAFWVMFLAVFVDVFILSRKLRKRLAEKFGEVERGTVWYGSMRSLQFRKLRLPKPQVQRGQYPA from the coding sequence GTGTTCGGACGTAGAAAAGAAGCGCCCTCGGCGCAGCAAACAATAGACCAGCAGGCAGCAGAAGCGGCCGCGCGGCAGAACAGCGCGGTGGGCAAGGGCGCGCCGACCCCCAGCCGGAAGGCCCAGGAAGCTGCCCGCAAGCGCCCGCTGGTGCCCGAGGACCGCAAGGCGTCCAAGGCTGCGGAACGCCAGGCCATCCAGGACCAGCGGCTGAAGATGCGCCGGGCCCTGGACACGGGTGACGAGAAGTTCCTGCCGCTGCGTGACAAGGGTCCGCAGAAACGGTTTGCCCGCGACTTCGTGGACGCGCGTTTCAACGTTGGCGAGTACCTGATGTTCGGTGCGCTGGTCTTCGTGCTGGTGTCCCTGGTGGTTCCGGCGTCCAGCGACATGATGATCTACGTCCTGGGAGCCTTCTGGGTCATGTTCCTGGCAGTCTTCGTGGACGTCTTCATTCTCTCCCGCAAGCTCCGCAAGCGCCTGGCGGAAAAGTTCGGCGAGGTGGAGCGCGGCACTGTTTGGTACGGCTCCATGCGGTCCCTACAGTTCCGGAAACTGCGGCTTCCCAAGCCCCAGGTCCAGCGCGGACAGTATCCTGCCTGA
- the ctaD gene encoding aa3-type cytochrome oxidase subunit I, giving the protein MATYTQSAPTGVLTAPVVPKSKGRIVVNWITSTDHKTIGYMYLIASFVFFCLGGVMALLIRAELFEPGMQILQTKEQYNQLFTMHGTVMLLMFATPLFAGFANVIMPLQIGAPDVAFPRLNALAFWFFLFGSTIAVSGFITPQGAASFGWFAYAPLSNTTFTPGIGGDLWVFGLALSGFGTILGAVNFITTIICMRAPGMTMWRMPIFTWNTLITAILVLMAFPPLAAALFALGADRKFGAHIFDPENGGAVLWQHLFWFFGHPEVYIIALPFFGIVSEIFPVFSRKPIFGYKGLVYATIAIAALSVTVWAHHMYVTGAVLLPFFSFMTMLIAVPTGVKFFNWIGTMWRGSLTFETPMLWSIGFLITFLFGGLTGIILASPPLDFHVSDSYFVVAHFHYVVFGTVVFAMFAGFYFWWPKWTGKMLNERLGKIHFWLLFLGFHGTFLIQHWLGVEGMPRRYADYLVEDNFTWMNQFSTVASFVLGASLIPFFWNVYITWRNGENVQVDDPWGFGASLEWATSCPPPRHNFTSLPRIRSERPALDLHHPELRQVHTAESPAPAAGLLGNADQKDTAQ; this is encoded by the coding sequence GTGGCTACGTACACCCAATCCGCACCCACGGGAGTCCTGACGGCTCCCGTGGTACCAAAATCCAAGGGGCGCATCGTCGTCAACTGGATCACCTCCACCGACCACAAGACCATCGGGTACATGTACCTGATCGCGTCCTTCGTGTTCTTTTGCCTCGGTGGCGTCATGGCGCTGTTGATCCGCGCCGAGCTGTTCGAGCCCGGCATGCAGATCCTGCAGACGAAAGAGCAGTACAACCAGCTGTTCACCATGCACGGCACCGTCATGCTGCTGATGTTCGCCACCCCGCTGTTCGCCGGGTTCGCCAACGTGATCATGCCGCTGCAGATCGGCGCGCCCGATGTGGCGTTCCCGCGGCTGAACGCGCTGGCGTTCTGGTTCTTCCTGTTCGGCTCCACCATCGCGGTGTCCGGGTTCATCACCCCGCAGGGTGCTGCCTCGTTCGGCTGGTTCGCTTACGCGCCGCTGTCCAACACCACCTTCACCCCGGGCATCGGCGGTGACCTGTGGGTCTTCGGCCTGGCGCTGTCCGGCTTCGGCACCATTCTCGGTGCGGTCAACTTCATCACCACCATCATCTGCATGCGCGCCCCGGGCATGACCATGTGGCGGATGCCCATTTTCACCTGGAACACGCTGATCACCGCCATCCTGGTGCTCATGGCGTTCCCCCCGCTGGCGGCCGCCCTGTTCGCCCTGGGCGCGGACCGGAAGTTCGGTGCGCACATCTTTGATCCGGAGAACGGCGGCGCCGTCCTCTGGCAGCACCTGTTCTGGTTCTTCGGCCACCCCGAGGTGTACATCATCGCGCTGCCGTTCTTCGGCATCGTCTCGGAGATCTTCCCGGTCTTCAGTCGCAAGCCGATCTTCGGCTACAAGGGCCTGGTCTACGCCACCATCGCCATTGCAGCCCTGTCGGTGACGGTGTGGGCGCACCACATGTACGTCACGGGCGCCGTCCTGCTGCCGTTCTTCTCGTTTATGACCATGCTCATCGCGGTGCCCACCGGCGTTAAGTTCTTCAACTGGATCGGCACCATGTGGCGCGGCTCGCTGACCTTCGAGACGCCCATGCTGTGGAGCATCGGCTTCCTGATCACGTTCCTCTTCGGCGGCCTCACCGGCATCATTCTGGCTTCGCCGCCGCTGGACTTCCACGTTTCGGACTCCTACTTCGTGGTGGCTCACTTCCACTACGTGGTATTCGGCACCGTGGTGTTCGCCATGTTCGCGGGCTTCTACTTCTGGTGGCCCAAGTGGACCGGCAAGATGCTCAACGAACGCCTGGGCAAGATCCACTTCTGGCTTCTGTTCCTGGGCTTCCACGGCACCTTCCTGATCCAGCACTGGCTCGGCGTCGAGGGCATGCCCCGCCGCTACGCCGACTACCTGGTGGAGGACAACTTCACCTGGATGAACCAGTTCTCCACCGTGGCCTCGTTCGTGCTCGGTGCCTCCCTGATCCCGTTCTTCTGGAACGTCTACATCACCTGGCGCAATGGTGAAAATGTCCAGGTTGATGATCCGTGGGGCTTTGGTGCTTCGCTGGAGTGGGCCACGTCCTGCCCGCCGCCGCGCCACAACTTCACCTCGTTGCCCCGGATCCGTTCGGAGCGCCCCGCCCTGGACCTGCACCACCCGGAACTCCGCCAGGTCCACACCGCTGAGTCGCCGGCTCCCGCAGCAGGGCTCCTCGGCAACGCCGACCAGAAGGACACCGCACAGTGA
- the ctaC gene encoding aa3-type cytochrome oxidase subunit II: MSSQNRTGSRRKTITTISSLAIAGALVLTGCSPEVEKGWMPTERGTTSNTDRIMDLWVNSWIAALVVGTITWGLIIWCLVAYRRRKGTVGFPRQTSFNLPLEVFYLTIPIFMVLVFFYFTDRDQQAIDDRSQPADVVVDVRGKQWAWDFNYKSGDVIQEDVHEAGVQAHLTGNTIDKEQLPTLYLPVNKSVDLELNARDVIHSFWVPAFLQKRDMIPGKTNYIRFTPTKEGTYDGKCAELCGEYHSEMLFRVKVVSESEFQAHMDQLKAEGNTGLLGVEYDRNPNLNETK, encoded by the coding sequence GTGAGTTCGCAGAACCGAACCGGCAGCCGACGCAAAACGATCACCACGATCTCAAGCTTGGCTATTGCCGGCGCGTTGGTTTTGACCGGATGTTCGCCAGAGGTAGAGAAAGGGTGGATGCCCACTGAACGTGGCACCACCAGCAACACCGACCGCATCATGGACCTCTGGGTCAACTCATGGATTGCTGCGCTCGTGGTGGGCACCATTACCTGGGGCCTGATCATCTGGTGCCTGGTCGCCTACCGCCGCCGCAAGGGCACCGTCGGCTTCCCGCGGCAGACCAGCTTCAACCTTCCCCTGGAAGTCTTCTACCTCACCATCCCGATCTTCATGGTGCTGGTGTTCTTCTACTTCACCGACCGCGACCAGCAGGCGATCGATGACCGTTCGCAGCCGGCCGACGTCGTAGTGGACGTCCGCGGCAAGCAGTGGGCCTGGGACTTCAACTACAAGTCCGGCGACGTCATCCAGGAAGATGTCCACGAAGCCGGCGTCCAGGCCCACCTCACCGGCAACACCATCGACAAGGAACAGCTTCCCACCCTGTATTTGCCGGTGAACAAGTCTGTTGACCTTGAGCTCAACGCCCGCGATGTCATCCACTCCTTCTGGGTTCCCGCCTTCCTGCAGAAGCGCGACATGATTCCCGGCAAGACCAACTACATCCGGTTCACGCCCACTAAAGAGGGCACCTACGACGGCAAGTGTGCCGAACTCTGCGGCGAGTACCATTCCGAAATGCTGTTCCGCGTCAAGGTGGTGTCGGAATCCGAATTCCAGGCCCACATGGACCAGCTCAAGGCTGAAGGCAACACCGGCCTGCTCGGCGTGGAGTACGACCGCAACCCGAACCTGAACGAAACCAAGTAA
- a CDS encoding HesB/IscA family protein: MSTATNENSTAATSVASDELPVHEVNLTDVAAGKVRSLLEQEGRTDLRLRVAVQPGGCSGLIYQLYFDERLLDGDAVRDYDGVEVVVDKMSVPYLSGASIDFEDTISKQGFTIDNPNAGGSCACGDSFH; this comes from the coding sequence ATGAGCACTGCAACCAACGAAAACAGCACCGCCGCCACCAGCGTGGCAAGCGACGAACTGCCCGTTCACGAGGTCAACCTGACCGATGTCGCTGCAGGCAAGGTACGCAGCCTCCTCGAGCAGGAAGGCCGGACGGACCTGCGCCTGCGCGTAGCCGTGCAGCCAGGTGGATGCTCAGGGCTGATCTACCAGCTCTACTTCGACGAACGGCTCCTTGATGGTGATGCCGTCCGCGACTATGACGGCGTCGAGGTCGTAGTCGACAAGATGAGCGTCCCGTACCTGAGCGGTGCCAGCATCGACTTCGAAGACACTATCTCGAAGCAGGGCTTCACCATCGACAATCCGAACGCCGGCGGCTCCTGCGCCTGCGGCGATTCATTCCACTAA
- a CDS encoding dipeptidase, translated as MTSSPAATPHSITNASGPGPEVTGRTEDLRSAVDRSFDQTLARLKELVAIPGIAWPSFERKPLDRSAEAVAELLRGAGLNEVQVLSVNKGDGTPGGPAVVARRPAAEGQPTVLLYAHHDVQPVGDESLWETQPFTAVEKDGRLYGRGAADDKAGIMAHVAAYAAVSEVLAGSLGLGVTFFIEGEEEAGSPTFRAFLEANRELLRADVIVVADSSNWKVGVPALTTSLRGLVDGTIEVQVLDHAVHSGMYGGPVLDAPTLLSRLIATLHDEDGNVAIQGLVSSDAAAVDMPEADYRADASVLEGVRLAGTGSIASRLWTKPALSIIGFDAPAVDVASNTLLPRARAKFSLRLAPGQVPAEAMEAVRRHVEANAPFGAKVVFTPGEAGNPFRTDTSSAAATVAMWALGEAWGVPAVETGIGGSIPFIADLTELYPQAQILVTGVEDPDSRAHSANESLHIGDFRNAILAEALMLARLNSEGLSAKE; from the coding sequence ATGACTTCATCACCGGCGGCCACCCCGCACAGCATCACCAACGCATCAGGACCAGGCCCTGAGGTTACCGGCAGGACGGAAGATCTTCGTTCGGCGGTAGACCGCTCCTTCGACCAGACCCTGGCGCGGCTCAAGGAGCTCGTTGCCATCCCGGGCATCGCGTGGCCCAGCTTTGAGCGCAAGCCGCTTGATCGCAGTGCGGAGGCCGTCGCCGAGCTCCTGCGGGGAGCGGGGCTTAATGAAGTGCAGGTGCTTTCAGTCAACAAGGGTGACGGCACGCCGGGCGGCCCGGCCGTCGTCGCCCGCCGTCCTGCAGCAGAAGGCCAACCAACCGTCCTGCTGTACGCGCACCATGACGTCCAGCCGGTAGGCGACGAGTCCCTGTGGGAAACACAGCCCTTCACCGCCGTCGAAAAAGATGGCCGCCTGTATGGGCGGGGCGCCGCTGATGACAAAGCCGGCATCATGGCGCACGTTGCTGCCTACGCAGCTGTCTCAGAAGTCCTTGCCGGCTCCCTGGGGCTTGGCGTGACCTTCTTCATCGAGGGGGAGGAAGAGGCCGGCTCGCCCACGTTCCGGGCGTTCCTGGAGGCGAACCGCGAATTGCTGCGGGCCGACGTCATAGTTGTCGCCGACTCCAGCAACTGGAAAGTGGGAGTACCTGCCCTGACCACCAGCCTGCGCGGGCTGGTGGACGGCACTATTGAGGTGCAGGTCCTTGACCATGCAGTGCATTCCGGAATGTACGGCGGCCCGGTCCTGGACGCGCCCACCCTTCTGTCGCGCCTGATTGCCACCCTTCACGACGAGGACGGCAACGTGGCCATCCAGGGCCTCGTATCCAGCGATGCGGCCGCGGTGGACATGCCGGAGGCGGATTACCGGGCCGATGCATCCGTGCTTGAGGGCGTCCGCCTGGCCGGTACGGGAAGCATCGCCTCGCGGCTGTGGACCAAACCGGCATTATCGATCATCGGCTTCGATGCCCCCGCCGTGGACGTGGCATCGAACACCCTCCTTCCGCGCGCGCGGGCCAAGTTCAGCTTGCGGCTGGCGCCGGGGCAGGTGCCGGCCGAAGCCATGGAAGCGGTTCGCCGGCACGTCGAGGCCAACGCGCCATTTGGTGCGAAGGTTGTCTTCACCCCGGGGGAGGCAGGCAACCCTTTCCGTACCGACACCTCCTCCGCGGCAGCAACGGTGGCCATGTGGGCCCTGGGGGAGGCCTGGGGAGTTCCTGCCGTGGAAACCGGAATCGGCGGTTCCATCCCTTTCATTGCCGACCTGACGGAGCTGTATCCCCAAGCGCAGATCCTGGTGACGGGCGTGGAGGACCCCGATTCGCGGGCGCACAGCGCCAACGAGTCCCTGCACATCGGTGACTTCCGCAACGCCATCCTGGCCGAGGCCCTCATGCTGGCGAGGCTGAACAGTGAGGGCCTTTCCGCCAAGGAGTGA
- a CDS encoding HPr family phosphocarrier protein — protein MPTMKAVVAAPAGLHARSAAVFVRAVTDTGLPVSINKADDGRVDARSLLQVMTADFPQGCEVELSISENAVEGVLGREKAEDALRQLRDLLESQGPA, from the coding sequence TTGCCAACAATGAAGGCCGTGGTGGCAGCGCCGGCGGGCCTGCACGCACGATCTGCCGCGGTATTCGTCCGGGCCGTCACGGACACGGGGCTGCCGGTCAGCATCAACAAGGCCGACGACGGCAGGGTGGACGCGCGTTCCCTGCTCCAGGTAATGACCGCTGACTTCCCCCAGGGCTGCGAAGTGGAACTGTCCATCAGTGAAAACGCCGTGGAAGGCGTCTTGGGTCGCGAGAAAGCGGAGGACGCCCTCCGGCAGCTCCGGGACCTTTTGGAGTCGCAGGGACCCGCCTAG
- a CDS encoding quinone-dependent dihydroorotate dehydrogenase: MRVYPTFFRLAFSWMDAERAHKIGFKGIRLAHASGAGRVLRKLTAPAPSLQTTAFGVTFPSPFGLAAGFDKEGHGIEALTELGFGHIEVGTITGQAQPGNEKPRLFRLVQDRAVINRMGFNNDGASAVAPRLKAARAALQRRYPAVRPVIGVNIGKTKVVELADAVDDYLVSARSLAPAADYLVVNVSSPNTPGLRLLQDVETLRPLLTAVGQEADRAAGRHVPLLVKIAPDLSDEDIDDVARLALDLELDGIIATNTTIARSGLSSPAEEVAKCGAGGLSGAPLKQRSLEVLKRLKSATGDALTLVAVGGVESARDVQERLDAGATLVQGYTAFLYEGPFWAARINKQLAKNRRS; encoded by the coding sequence ATGCGCGTTTATCCCACTTTCTTCAGGCTGGCCTTTTCATGGATGGACGCCGAGCGCGCCCACAAGATCGGATTCAAGGGGATCCGGCTCGCGCATGCTTCCGGTGCCGGGAGAGTCCTGCGGAAACTGACGGCTCCGGCGCCGTCACTCCAGACCACCGCCTTTGGCGTCACCTTTCCGTCCCCATTCGGCCTGGCTGCCGGCTTCGACAAGGAAGGGCACGGCATCGAGGCCCTCACCGAGCTTGGGTTTGGGCACATCGAAGTAGGCACCATCACCGGCCAGGCGCAGCCCGGCAATGAAAAGCCGCGGCTGTTCCGCCTGGTCCAGGACCGGGCGGTGATCAACCGGATGGGATTCAACAACGACGGCGCGTCCGCCGTCGCGCCCCGGCTGAAGGCAGCGCGCGCCGCACTTCAGCGCCGCTACCCGGCAGTTCGTCCGGTCATCGGCGTCAACATCGGCAAAACCAAGGTGGTGGAGCTGGCCGACGCCGTGGACGACTACCTGGTCAGCGCCCGCAGCCTGGCACCTGCCGCCGACTATTTGGTGGTGAATGTCAGTTCCCCCAACACCCCAGGGCTGCGGCTGCTCCAGGATGTGGAAACCCTGCGCCCGCTCCTGACCGCCGTGGGTCAGGAAGCCGACCGCGCCGCCGGACGGCATGTGCCCCTGCTCGTAAAGATCGCACCGGACCTCAGCGACGAGGACATCGACGACGTCGCACGCCTCGCCCTGGACCTGGAACTCGACGGCATCATTGCCACCAACACCACCATCGCCCGGTCAGGACTGTCCTCCCCGGCAGAAGAGGTGGCCAAATGCGGCGCGGGCGGCCTGTCCGGCGCTCCGCTGAAACAGCGTTCACTCGAGGTGTTGAAGCGGCTCAAGAGCGCAACGGGTGACGCCCTGACCCTGGTGGCAGTTGGCGGCGTGGAATCGGCCCGGGACGTACAGGAAAGGCTCGACGCCGGCGCGACCCTTGTGCAGGGCTACACCGCTTTCCTGTACGAGGGACCGTTCTGGGCGGCACGGATCAACAAGCAGTTGGCAAAAAACCGCCGCTCCTGA